CGGCGCTCGTTATAGAACTCGGCCACATGGCCCAGTTCGGGCGTGCTGTAGGTCTTGCCGAGGTCGTCGGTCTGCACCAGTTTTGCGTGCGGGTTGACGGCGCGGATGGCGCGCATCGCCAGCACGGTGGCGCGGCACTGGTTGAACAGGGCGTCGATGAAGGTGCGGTCGTCGCGGCCATGCGGGTACCAGACGCCATACAGGCCGGCGAAGCGCGCCGTGGTGCAGATCTCGTTGACCGGGGTATAGAACTCGAGCCACGGATAGCGCGCGGCGACCGCGCCGGCATAGTCGGCCAGTTCTTGTGCGAAGCCGGGATCGACCAGGCTCGTGTGGCGCGGGCCGCTGCCGTGGTGGATCAGGCCGGCGATCGGGGTGACGCCAGCCTCGCGCAAGGCGGCCAGGCGCTCGTCCGGCCAGCGCCAGTCGGCCTGTTCGACGCCGTCGGGGGCGGTGCGTTCCCACAGGATGGGGTAGCGGATGGCGCGGATGCCGAGCCCGGCAAAGCGCGCGATGTCGCAGGCGCGGGCATGGTGGCCGTTGCGGTCCAGCTGGCTGAAATAGGTGTCTTGCACGCGGTTGACCGTGCATTCGAGGCCGCCCCACAATTCAAGGGGGTGTGCTGGGCTGTTCGTGCTCTTGTTCATGATTGTTCTTATTCCTTAATTTTATGGCAACAAAATCTCGACAAGCAATTGCGACCGGTAATCACGCTGCGTGGGGAAGCCCTGCTTGCCGGGACATGGTGCGGAAGCGGTTGACAGCGCGCCGCCAACCTGCAACCATGCGGTCCATGATCTTTCCGAAAGCACATCTCATTCTTGCCTGGTGGCGCCGCTCCTAGCGCGCGGCCCCGGAAATGATGTGTATTTCAGCTAACGCCGCCTCGATTTGGGTGGCGTTCATTCTTTGACGCAGGACGATCGAGGCATCTAACAAGGAACCTCGATGACCCTGCAACAAACTCCTGCCTCTGCTACTGCGAACCAGATCATCCTGACGGGCGACCGTCCGACCGGTCCGCTGCACCTCGGCCATTTCGTGGGCAGCCTGCGCGATCGCGTGCGCTACCAGCACGAATACCGCCAATTCGTGATGCTCGCCGACTCGCAGGCGCTGACCGACAATATGGATGACCTGGGTAAGGTACACCGGAACGTGGTGGAGGTGGCGCTCGATTACCTTGCCGTAGGGATCGACCCGACCAAGACCACCATCTTCATCCAGTCGCAGATCCCCGAACTGACCGAACTGACCTTCTATTATCTGAACCTGGTGACCGTGGCGCGCCTCGAGCGCAACCCGACCGTCAAGGCCGAAATCGTCCTGCGCGGCTTCGAGCGCGACATCCCGGCCGGCTTCCTGACCTATCCGGCCAGCCAGGCCGCCGACATTACCGCCTTCAAGGCCAGCGTGGTGCCGGTGGGCGAAGACCAGATCCCGATGATCGAACAGTGCAACGAGATCGTGCGCCGCTTCAACCGCATCGTCGGCCGCGAGATCCTGGTCGAGGCCAAGGCCTTCGTGCCGGAAGTCGGCCGCCTGCCGGGCATCGACGGCAAGGCCAAGATGAGCAAGTCGCTCGGCAACACCATCAACCTGGGCGCCAGCGCCGACGAGATCCGCGCCGCGGTCAAGAACGTGTATACCGACCCGCTGCACCTGAAGGTGTCGGACCCGGGCCATATCGAGGGCAACGTCGCCTTCACCTATCTCGACGCCTTCGACCTCGACAAGGAAGGCCTGGCCGAGATGAAGGCCCACTACCAGCGCGGCGGCCTGGGCGACAGCATCGTCAAGAAGCGCCTGGAAGGCATCCTGCAAGAGCTGCTGGCGCCGATCCGCGCCCGCCGCGAAGAGTTCGCCAAGGACCCGGCCCAGGTCATGAAGATGCTGCAGGAAGGCACCATGAAAGCGCGCGAAGTGGCGGCGGCGACCACCGACGAAGTCAAGAAGGCGCTGGGCCTGTCTTACTTCTGAGGCAGGAAGCTCGGTATCGCTGGGCGATGCCGGCAGTAGCACGCGCCGTGCCTCTGATCAAAACGGTGGCGCGGCGCTCCCGACGATGGCAAGCTGCGGGCTTGTCCATCGCCGAGGAGTGTCTCATGAGCAAGGGTTTGCGCCTGACCGAACGCTGGATGCAACGGGCCCTGTGGCTCGTTGCCCTGATCTTCGCCGGCTTCCTGGTCGGCCTCGGCGGCCTGGTCGTGCAGCACCTGCGCGACGTCGAAGAACCGCTGTCGGTCGAGCAATTCATGGACCCGGCCCAGGTTGCCAGTCTGCGCACCGGGATGGAAGCAGAGCGCGAACGGCTGGAAGCGGCGCGCACGCGCCTGGACCAGGCCAGCCAGAAGCACACGGTGGCGCAGTCGAATACGCGTTCGGCGCGTTCCACCTTCAACGATTGGCTGGCGACGCGGCAAGCCACGGCGCGGCCCGAGCAAGACCCCGAATTGATCAAGCGTACCCAGGGCCTGGAGGCCCTGGAGCGCGCTGAACGCGCCGCCCTGGCGGCGGTCGAGGCCGAGCAGCAGACGATGCTCGATGCCACCCAGGCCCACGAGCGCGTCGTCCAGCGCTGGGACGCCCTGGAAGCGCCGGCGCAGCAGGCCTTCGCCGACGAACTCGCGGCGGGCGAGCTGCGCGTCTTTCTCTATCGCCTGGCGTTGACGCTGCCGCTGCTGCTGGTCGCCGCCTGGCTGTTCAAGCACAAACGCAAGACCCGGGACTGGCCGTTCGCCTGGGGCTTCATCTTCTTTGCGCTGTTCACGTTCTTCTTCGAGCTCGTGCCCTATCTGCCGAGCTATGGCGGCTACGTGAGGTATATCGTCGGCATCATACTCACCGTGGTCGCCGGCCGCTACGCCATCGCCTGGCTGCAGGCCTACCTGGCGCGCCAGAAGCAGGCCGAGACGCTGCCAGACGCCGAACGGCGCTTGGGGCTACGCTACGACCTGGTCCAGACGCGCCTGGCCAAGGGCGTCTGCCCCGGCTGCGAGCGCGCGGTCGACCTCAAGGATGGCAAGAACGATTTCTGCCCGCACTGCGGCATCGGCCTGTTCAACCGATGCGGCAACTGCGCGACACGCAAGAATGCGTTCGCGCGCTTCTGCTTCGCGTGCGGGGCGGCGGCGAACACGACACTGGCGGACTAGGCCGCCAGTGCGTCGCCATGCTCAGTCGCGCAGGTCGGCCGGCACCTTGCCGCCATTGGCGGCCAGCTTGTTCATCACCTGGCGGTGCAGCCAGATATTCATCTTGGCCGAATCGCTGGTATCGCCGGTGTAGTTCAGCTCGGCCGCCAGTTCCTTGCGCGATTGCAGGCTGCTGTCCAGGCCGAGCAATTTGAGCAGGTCGACGATCGAGGTGCGCCAGTTCAGCTGCTGGCCGGCCGACTTCTGCATATCGTTCAGGATCTGCTCGACGTCGACTTGCTGGACCGCGGCCGGTGCTGCGGCCGGCGCTGCCGCTGGGGCCGCGGCTGGAGCGGCGGGCGCGGGCGCTGCCTGCGGCTGGGCTGGCGCCGCAGACGGCGCTGCTGGAGTCGTAGCCGTCGTCGCGGCAGGCGCCGCATCTTTTTTGCCTGGGAAAATTTTGTGGAAGATATTGCTCAGGATACCCACGGGACCCTCCTTTTCTGGTGATTGCTTACGGATGTTGTTGGCCATATAGCCGAGTGCGACCGCCAGCGCGGCGCCGCCGGCGGCCTTGATCAAGGTCGGATGCTCGGCATAGAAGTCGCTCATGCGATCGACAATGCCGGGATTCTGTTGTTGCGCCTTTTCTGCGATTTCTTGCACTTGCTCAGGCGAGACCTGGGCGGCCTGTTCGGGCGTCACTTGCGACGGCGTATTGCCGCCGAAGATCTTTCCCAGCGCGCCGCCTGCCACCGAGGACAGCAGGCCGCCGCCGGCGCCGCCCAGCAGGCTGTTGAGCATGCCGGCGCGCTGGTCGGGATTGCTTTGGCCAAACAGCTGGCTGACCATTTGCGGGAAGGGTGGCGTCTGGTCCGAGCGCAAGGCGCTGGCGATGCCCTGGGCGATGCTGGCGCGGGGCGCGTTCTGCGCCACCTGGTCGAAGTCGTCGGCCGCCTTGCCATTGTTGGCGATGGCGCCGCCGATGTATTGCTGCAAAATGTTTCCTAGATCGAAAGCCATGTCATCTCCTGCGTGATGTGATACCTGTGAATGCTCAGCCTAGGGCTTTGGTATCGCTGGTTCTGTTCGGTCACGAACCGAAGGCGGACATGAAGCGCTGCCCGGCGCCGGCTCTTTGCCATATGGACATGCAAGGCGCGGGACAGGTAAGCTGTCGCCATGCCTTACCTGCCGCTCGCACTCTTCCTCATCATCTACCTGTTCGCCAGCCTGGCCTGGGACATGTCGCAACTGGTCGGCGCCGCCTATCTCACCACGAGCCTGACCTGCTTCGTCGCCTACGCCATCGACAAGTCGGCGGCGCGCTCGGGCACCTGGCGCACGCCCGAATCGTCCCTGCTGGTGCTCGGCCTGGTTGGCGGCTGGCCCGGCGCACTGCTGGCCCAGCAATGGTTGCGGCACAAGAGCAGCAAGCCATCGTTCCAGCGCAAATTCCAGCTGACGGTGGCGTTGAACCTGGGCGCCTTCGCCTGGCTGGCCTGGCGCTTCGGCCAGCAGCAGGTTTGATTCGACCTGAAAGGACATCCCGATGTGGCCCTATCCCCGCGTCCTTGCCCACCGTGGCGGTGGCACCCTGGCTCCTGAAAACACGTTCGCGGCGCTGCGCTGCGGCATGGACCACGGCTACCGGGCGATCGAGTTCGACGTCATGCTGGCGCGCGATGGCGTGCCGGTCGTGATCCACGACCAGAACCTGAAGAGAAGGCTGGGGGGCGTGGGGCTGGTCACCGACTACGACGCGGCCGAGCTTGTGCAGATGGATGTCGGCAGCTGGTTCAAGCCGCAGTTTGCCGGCGAGCCGATTCCGGACGGCGCCGAGTTCGTGCGCGCCTGCAAGGCGGCCGGGGTCTGGATGAATATCGAGATCAAGCCCGCGCGTGGCCACGATCGCGCCACCGGCACGGCCGTCGCGCGGCTGGCCGCCGACATCTTTGCCGATGAAATCGCGGCCGGCGAGATGGCGCGGGTGCCCTTGTTATCGTCGTTCAGGGAGGACTCCCTGGACGCCGCCCGCGCGGCAGCCCCGGATGTGCCCCGCGGCCTGCTGTTCGAACGCGGCGCCTTGCCGGCCGACTGGGAAAAGCGGGCCCGCGCGGTCGGCGCGAGCGCCATCCATACGCACTACGAGAGTCTCGATGCGGCCCTGGCGCGCGCCATCAAGGCCGCCGGCTTCGGCCTGTTCTGCTACACCGTCAACGATCCGAACGATGCCCGCACCTTGCTGGACTGGGGCGTGGATGCCTTCTGCACCGACCGCATCGACCTGATCGGGCCGTCGTTCGCCTGAGCCCGTGGGTTGGCATCAGGCAATATATTTTTCAGACGGGCTCAAGGATGGCTGCCGAAAGACGTTAAGTACTGACGATCTCTTTCAAGCAGCAGCGAGCATGGCACCCCTGAGCACGATACCTTTCCCGACCACCGGCGGCACGCACGACGCCACAAGCCACTGGCTCGACCTCATCACCCAGTCGGTGCAGCCCGCCGTCCGCAGGCAGGCAGTGGACCGCGCGGCCCGGGCCCGCATCCTCGAGCAGGCCGCCGCCAGCATGCTGGCCCCGGTCGCGCGCCAGCCGCGTGCGGTGTCCGACCTGTTGCGCTGACAATACTGTTGCAGGGCGGGGTGTCAATATCGGCGCGCCCGATATTCGCCTTGGCAGCTAGGCTATAATCGTTTCTTTATATGGCAAGCTGCCCCATTCCGCCCTCCAACAGACATGAAATCCTCAGACATTCGCGAAAAGTTCCTGAAGTTCTTTGAATCCAAAGGCCATTCCATCGTGCGCTCCAGCCCGCTGGTGCCGGGCAACGACCCGACCATGCTGTTGACGAATAGCGGGATGGTGCAGTTCAAGGATGTGTTCCTGGGCCTGGATACCCGCCCGTATTCGCGTGCGACCTCGGTCCAGCGCTGCGTGCGCGCCGGCGGCAAGCACAACGACCTGGAAAACGTTGGTTATACCGCGCGCCACCACACCTTCTTCGAGATGCTGGGCAACTTCAGCTTCGGCGACTATTTCAAGCGCGATGCGATCAAGTTTGCCTGGGAACTGCTGACTGTCGTCTACGGCCTGCCGGCCGACAAGCTGACCATCACCGTCTATTTCGAGGACGACGAAGCCTACGATATCTGGGCCAACGAGATCGGCGTGCCACGCGAGCGCATCATTCGCATTGGCGACAACAAGGGTGCGCGCTATGCCTCGGACAACTTCTGGCAGATGGCCGACACCGGCCCATGCGGCCCGTGCACCGAGATCTTCTATGACCACGGCGCCGACATCTGGGGCGGTCCTCCGGGCTCGCCGGAAGAAGACGGCGACCGTTTCATCGAGATCTGGAACCTGGTGTTCATGCAGTTCAACCGCGACGAGTCGGGCACGCTGACCCCGCTGCCGAAGCCGTCGATCGACACCGGCATGGGCATGGAGCGCCTGGCCGCCGTGCTGCAGCACGTGCACAGCAACTACGAGATCGACCTGTTCCAGAACCTGATCAAGGCGGCTGCGCGCGAGACCGGCATCGACGACCTGGGCAACAACTCGCTCAAGGTCATCGCCGACCACATCCGCTCGGCCTCGTTCATGATCGTCGACGGCATCATCCCGAGCAGCGAAGGCCACGGTTATGTCTTGCGCCGCATCATCCGCCGCGCGCTGCGCCACGGCCACAAGCTGGGCCAGACGAAGCCGTTCTTCTACAAGCTGGTGGCCGACCTCGACCTCGAGATGGGCGAAGCCTATCCAGAACTGCGCAATGTGAAAGACCGCGTGGCGTCGGTGCTGAAGGCCGAGGAAGAGCGTTTTGGCGAGACGCTGGAAAACGGCATGAAGATCCTGGAAGCCCAGCTGGCCAAGGATCCGAAGAACCTGGATGGCGGCACCGCCTTCACCCTGTACGACACCTATGGCTTCCCGCTCGACCTGACCGCCGACATCTGCCGCGAGCGCAACGTCACGCTCGACGAAGCCGGCTTCGCCGCCGCCATGGAACAGCAGAAAAAGACCGCGCGCGCGGCCGGCAAGTTCAAGATGGCCGCCAACGTCGAGTACGCGGGCGAGAAGACCAAGTTCGTCGGCTACGAGTCGCTGGCCCATAACACCCACGTGCTGGCGCTGTACGCCGACGGCGTGAAGGTCGATGAGCTGAAGGCTGGCCAGGCCGGCATCGTGGTGCTCGACACCACCCCGTTCTATGCCGAATCGGGCGGCCAGGTCGGCGACCAGGGCGTGATCGGCGGTAATGGCGCGCGCTTCGAGGTCGAGGACACGCTCAAGATCCAGGCCGACGTGTTCGGCCACCATGGCGTGCTGCGCGAAGGCAGCCTGAAAGTGGGCGACACCGTCGACGCGCAAGTCGATACCGTCAAGCGCGGCCGCACCATCCGTAACCACTCGGCCACCCACCTGATGCACAAGGCCTTGCGCGAAGTGCTGGGCAGCCATGTGCAGCAAAAGGGCTCGCTGGTCGATCCGGACAAGACCCGCTTCGACTTCAGCCATCCGCAAGCCTTGACCGCCGATGAAATCGCGCAAGTGGAAGCCATCGTCAACCGCGAGATCCTCGAGAACCACCCGACCCAGTCGCACCACATGAGCTTCGACGACGCCGTCAAGCATGGCGCGATGGCGCTGTTCGGCGAGAAGTATGGCGATACCGTGCGCGTGCTGGACATCGGCACCTCGAAAGAGCTGTGCGGCGGCGTCCACGTGACCCGCACCGGCGACATCGGCCTGTTCAAGATCGTGTCGGAAGGCGGCGTCGCCGCCGGCATCCGCCGCGTCGAAGCGGTGACGGGCGAGGGCGCCCTGGCCCTGGTGCAGTCGATCAACCGCAAGCTGGTCGAAGCGGCCGGCGCCCTGAAGACCAGCCCGGACGAGCTCACTAGCCGCATCGCCCAGGTGCAGGACCAGGTGAAAACGCTGGAGAAGGAAGTCGCCGCACTGAAATCGAAGCTGGCGGCAGGCCAGGGCGACGAGCTGCTGGGCAAGGCGGTCGATGTCAACGGCATCAAGGTGCTGGCAGCGACGATGGAAGGCGCCGACGTCGCCACCCTGCGCGAAGCGATGGACAAGCTGAAGGACAAGCTGCAGACGGCTGCGATCGTGCTGGCCAGCGTGGCCGACGGCAAGGTCAGCCTGATCGCGGGCGTGACCAAGGACGCCACCGGCAAGGTCAAGGCAGGCGAACTGGTGAACTTCGTCGCCCAGCAAGTGGGCGGCAAGGGCGGCGGCCGTCCCGACATGGCGCAGGCGGGCGGTACCGATCCGTCGGGCCTGCCGGCGGCGCTGGCCGGCGTGGCTGGCTGGGTGGGCGAACGCGCCTGATGTTTCAATGAGTACCGGCAGCCGCATGGCTGCCGGGCGCTGCCGAAGGGCGGCATCCCGGGCGATCGGGATGCCGCCCTTGTCGTTCCAGGGTGTGTCAGCGCATGGCGCGACGGCGACGGACGAGCGCCGCCATGCCGAGCGCGAGCAGGGCCAGGGAGCCTGGCTCCGGCACGGCGGCGGCGACATCGACGCTGTCGATCCGCAGGCCGGCCACGGTGAAGTTGCCGATTTCAATGCCCATCGCGCCGTCCAGGCTGGTGAACGGCCCCTGGTTCCACAACACGTTCTGGTTGTCGTAGTAGAAATTGCTGTTGGCATCGCCCTGGAATGCGAACTCGAGCAGGTATTGCTTGCCCGGGTCGAGGACAATGCCGGCCAGCGCATAATCGATCCAGTCGCGGCCATTCGTCGTCACATTTGAACCGCCGCTGGCGAGGCTGGACAGGCGCGTCAGCGTGACGCTCGACATCGAGATTTCGTACAGGCCGAACGTCAGGTCGATGCCGGTCAGGTCGTGCAGCAGGCCGACGCTCGTGACCGCCTGGCGCGAGTCGACGCCGAAGGTAATGCCACGGCCCATCCACCAGCTGTCGTTCCCGGCCGAGTATTCACTGCCGACGGTATCGTTGGGCGGCACGAAGATCACCGTTGCAGCGGCGGCGCCGCCGGCGCCCAGTGCGCAGGCGGCGCTCAGGATGACTGCTTGAACAAGTTTAGCGAACATGGTTGTCTCCGTTATTGTAGGAGCAGGCTGCCATGCAAGACCCATACCAATCTTGTCAATCCGTTCATAATCAATGACTTGATCCACAGTGATTGGAAACGTTTCCCATCGCTGTCAATTTTTTCGACAGGGTGCGGATAACCGGCCCCAAAGTGAGTCCCCGCTCCTGCTCGCAGCGGGAGTGGCCGCTGCCGGAAGCCGGGCATAGGCTAGGGGCAGGAGAGTATGCGAGTGTGGTCGCTCCGTCTATTGTGTGCCCCATTTCGGACCGCATATGCTAGGCATGCCGCACTGTGATGGTGCCGTTTGGTAATCATCCTGACCACACTCGATGCTGATTGGTCAAGCTTTTCACAATGGGTTGCGGTCTTGCAACAATGTGTGACTATTTTGGTGCGGTGCGTCATACTCTTCAAATTGGAGTAGTATGAGATGCAGTTGGCCGACCTCGAAGGCCAGTTTATTGAAGGCAGGCAAGCGATGAGCGACATCACCTTAGATATCGACACTATGGAATTCCAGAGAGACCTGGATGCGCGTGGGCTGAATTGTCCGCTGCCCATCCTCAAGGCCAAGAAGGCCCTCGCAGAGATGGAAACCGGCCAGGTGCTGCGCATCGTCGCCACCGATACCGGTTCCGTGCGTGACTTCCAGGCCTTTGCCAAGCAGACCGGGAATGCGCTCCTGGCCCACACTCACGAGAACGGTGAGTTCACGTTCCTGATGCGTCGCAAATAATGCGGTCGGTTGCAGATCATGCTGCAACCGCGTGCGTCATCCTGGACGGGGCATTCGGCCCCGTCCGCTCCCCTTGTACGTAGCGAGATGCCCGTTTTAGGCGTTTTCCTCTAACTAAAAATCGCACGATCGTGCTTTAATTTGGCCCGTTGCTTCGATTTCTCTTATAATCTGGGCCACAGTTCTGTCATCCATTCCATTTTTAAAGGCACCCTATGAAAGTCCTGGTACCCGTCAAACGCGTGGTCGACTACAACGTCAAGGTTCGCGTCAAGTCCGACAATAGCGGCGTCGATGTCGCCAACGTCAAGATGTCGATGAACCCGTTCGACGAGATCGCGCTGGAAGAGGCGACCCGCCTGAAAGAAGGCGGCAAGGTCACCGAAGTGGTGGCGGTCTCGGTGGGCGTGGCCCAGTGCCAGGAAACCCTGCGTACCGGCATGGCGATCGGCGCCGACCGCGGCATCCTGGTGGAAACCGCCGGCGACACCGAGCCGCTGGCCGTGGCCAAGATCGTCAAGGCGCTGGCCGACAAGGAACAGCCGCAGCTGATCATCCTGGGCAAGCAGGCGATCGACGACGATTCGAACCAGACCGGCCAGATGCTGGCTGCGCTGCTGGGCTGGCCGCAAGCCACCTTCGCCTCGAAAGTCGTGCTGGAAGACGGCAAAGTCACCGTGACGCGCGAAGTCGACGGCGGCCTGGAAACCGTCGCCCTGACCCTGCCAGCGATCATCACCACTGACCTGCGCCTGAACGAGCCGCGCTACGTCACGCTGCCGAACATCATGAAGGCGAAGAAGAAGCCACTCGAGACCGTCAAGCCGGAAGATCTGGGCGTGGACGTGACGCCGCGCCTGAAGACCCTGAAGGTCGTCGAGCCGGCCAAGCGCTCGGCCGGCGTCAAGGTGCCGGACGTGGCGACCCTGGTGCAGAAGCTGCGCACCGAAGCCAAGGTCATCTAAGCCGTTCGCTCGTAAAACATTCATAGGAATCAACATGGTCGCATTAGTCATTGCTGAACACGACAACGGCTCCCTGAAGGGCGCTACCCACCACACCGTGACCGCGGCCGCCCAGTGCGGCGGCGACGTGCACATCCTGGTCGCCGGTTCGAACTGCGGCGCCGCCGCCGAAGCCGCCGCGCAAATCGCCGGCGTGTCGAAAGTGCTGGTCGCCGACGCGCCGCACTTCGCCGACGGCCTGGCCGAGAACGTGGCCGAGCAGATCCTGGCCATCGCCAGCGAGTACTCGCACATCCTGGCCCCGGCCACCGCCTACGGCAAGAACATCCTGCCGCGCGTCGCCGCCAAGCTGGACGTGGCGCAGATTTCCGAGATCACCAAGGTCGATTCGCCCGACACCTTCGAGCGTCCGATCTACGCCGGCAACGCCATCGCCACCGTGCAATCCGGCGACAAGGTGAAAGTCATCACCGTGCGCGGCACTGCCTTCGACTCGGCAGCGGGTGGCGGTTCGGCCGCCATCGAGACCGTGACCGCGGTCGCCGACTCGGGCACCTCCACTTTTGTCGGTCGCGAACTGGCCAAGTCGGACCGTCCGGAACTGACCGCCGCCAAGGTGATCGTCTCGGGTGGCCGCGGCATCGGCTCGGCCGACAACTTCAAGATCCTGGAACCGCTGGCCGACAAGCTGGGCGCGGCAATGGGCGCCTCGCGCGCCGCGGTCGATGCCGGCTTCGTGCCGAACGACTGGCAGGTAGGCCAGACCGGCAAG
This portion of the Telluria beijingensis genome encodes:
- the ugpQ gene encoding glycerophosphodiester phosphodiesterase; protein product: MWPYPRVLAHRGGGTLAPENTFAALRCGMDHGYRAIEFDVMLARDGVPVVIHDQNLKRRLGGVGLVTDYDAAELVQMDVGSWFKPQFAGEPIPDGAEFVRACKAAGVWMNIEIKPARGHDRATGTAVARLAADIFADEIAAGEMARVPLLSSFREDSLDAARAAAPDVPRGLLFERGALPADWEKRARAVGASAIHTHYESLDAALARAIKAAGFGLFCYTVNDPNDARTLLDWGVDAFCTDRIDLIGPSFA
- the trpS gene encoding tryptophan--tRNA ligase yields the protein MTLQQTPASATANQIILTGDRPTGPLHLGHFVGSLRDRVRYQHEYRQFVMLADSQALTDNMDDLGKVHRNVVEVALDYLAVGIDPTKTTIFIQSQIPELTELTFYYLNLVTVARLERNPTVKAEIVLRGFERDIPAGFLTYPASQAADITAFKASVVPVGEDQIPMIEQCNEIVRRFNRIVGREILVEAKAFVPEVGRLPGIDGKAKMSKSLGNTINLGASADEIRAAVKNVYTDPLHLKVSDPGHIEGNVAFTYLDAFDLDKEGLAEMKAHYQRGGLGDSIVKKRLEGILQELLAPIRARREEFAKDPAQVMKMLQEGTMKAREVAAATTDEVKKALGLSYF
- a CDS encoding sulfurtransferase TusA family protein, whose product is MEFQRDLDARGLNCPLPILKAKKALAEMETGQVLRIVATDTGSVRDFQAFAKQTGNALLAHTHENGEFTFLMRRK
- the alaS gene encoding alanine--tRNA ligase, coding for MKSSDIREKFLKFFESKGHSIVRSSPLVPGNDPTMLLTNSGMVQFKDVFLGLDTRPYSRATSVQRCVRAGGKHNDLENVGYTARHHTFFEMLGNFSFGDYFKRDAIKFAWELLTVVYGLPADKLTITVYFEDDEAYDIWANEIGVPRERIIRIGDNKGARYASDNFWQMADTGPCGPCTEIFYDHGADIWGGPPGSPEEDGDRFIEIWNLVFMQFNRDESGTLTPLPKPSIDTGMGMERLAAVLQHVHSNYEIDLFQNLIKAAARETGIDDLGNNSLKVIADHIRSASFMIVDGIIPSSEGHGYVLRRIIRRALRHGHKLGQTKPFFYKLVADLDLEMGEAYPELRNVKDRVASVLKAEEERFGETLENGMKILEAQLAKDPKNLDGGTAFTLYDTYGFPLDLTADICRERNVTLDEAGFAAAMEQQKKTARAAGKFKMAANVEYAGEKTKFVGYESLAHNTHVLALYADGVKVDELKAGQAGIVVLDTTPFYAESGGQVGDQGVIGGNGARFEVEDTLKIQADVFGHHGVLREGSLKVGDTVDAQVDTVKRGRTIRNHSATHLMHKALREVLGSHVQQKGSLVDPDKTRFDFSHPQALTADEIAQVEAIVNREILENHPTQSHHMSFDDAVKHGAMALFGEKYGDTVRVLDIGTSKELCGGVHVTRTGDIGLFKIVSEGGVAAGIRRVEAVTGEGALALVQSINRKLVEAAGALKTSPDELTSRIAQVQDQVKTLEKEVAALKSKLAAGQGDELLGKAVDVNGIKVLAATMEGADVATLREAMDKLKDKLQTAAIVLASVADGKVSLIAGVTKDATGKVKAGELVNFVAQQVGGKGGGRPDMAQAGGTDPSGLPAALAGVAGWVGERA
- a CDS encoding PEP-CTERM sorting domain-containing protein: MFAKLVQAVILSAACALGAGGAAAATVIFVPPNDTVGSEYSAGNDSWWMGRGITFGVDSRQAVTSVGLLHDLTGIDLTFGLYEISMSSVTLTRLSSLASGGSNVTTNGRDWIDYALAGIVLDPGKQYLLEFAFQGDANSNFYYDNQNVLWNQGPFTSLDGAMGIEIGNFTVAGLRIDSVDVAAAVPEPGSLALLALGMAALVRRRRAMR
- a CDS encoding zinc ribbon domain-containing protein; translation: MSKGLRLTERWMQRALWLVALIFAGFLVGLGGLVVQHLRDVEEPLSVEQFMDPAQVASLRTGMEAERERLEAARTRLDQASQKHTVAQSNTRSARSTFNDWLATRQATARPEQDPELIKRTQGLEALERAERAALAAVEAEQQTMLDATQAHERVVQRWDALEAPAQQAFADELAAGELRVFLYRLALTLPLLLVAAWLFKHKRKTRDWPFAWGFIFFALFTFFFELVPYLPSYGGYVRYIVGIILTVVAGRYAIAWLQAYLARQKQAETLPDAERRLGLRYDLVQTRLAKGVCPGCERAVDLKDGKNDFCPHCGIGLFNRCGNCATRKNAFARFCFACGAAANTTLAD
- a CDS encoding electron transfer flavoprotein subunit beta/FixA family protein translates to MKVLVPVKRVVDYNVKVRVKSDNSGVDVANVKMSMNPFDEIALEEATRLKEGGKVTEVVAVSVGVAQCQETLRTGMAIGADRGILVETAGDTEPLAVAKIVKALADKEQPQLIILGKQAIDDDSNQTGQMLAALLGWPQATFASKVVLEDGKVTVTREVDGGLETVALTLPAIITTDLRLNEPRYVTLPNIMKAKKKPLETVKPEDLGVDVTPRLKTLKVVEPAKRSAGVKVPDVATLVQKLRTEAKVI
- a CDS encoding electron transfer flavoprotein subunit alpha/FixB family protein is translated as MVALVIAEHDNGSLKGATHHTVTAAAQCGGDVHILVAGSNCGAAAEAAAQIAGVSKVLVADAPHFADGLAENVAEQILAIASEYSHILAPATAYGKNILPRVAAKLDVAQISEITKVDSPDTFERPIYAGNAIATVQSGDKVKVITVRGTAFDSAAGGGSAAIETVTAVADSGTSTFVGRELAKSDRPELTAAKVIVSGGRGIGSADNFKILEPLADKLGAAMGASRAAVDAGFVPNDWQVGQTGKIVAPTLYIAVGISGAIQHLAGMKDSKTIVAINKDPEAPIFSVADYGLVGDLFEVVPELVKELG
- a CDS encoding DUF3597 domain-containing protein, which translates into the protein MGILSNIFHKIFPGKKDAAPAATTATTPAAPSAAPAQPQAAPAPAAPAAAPAAAPAAAPAAVQQVDVEQILNDMQKSAGQQLNWRTSIVDLLKLLGLDSSLQSRKELAAELNYTGDTSDSAKMNIWLHRQVMNKLAANGGKVPADLRD
- a CDS encoding DUF1294 domain-containing protein codes for the protein MPYLPLALFLIIYLFASLAWDMSQLVGAAYLTTSLTCFVAYAIDKSAARSGTWRTPESSLLVLGLVGGWPGALLAQQWLRHKSSKPSFQRKFQLTVALNLGAFAWLAWRFGQQQV